CGAACCGGTTAGCAGCTGGGCGACCGCCGCGGGCCGCGTGACCATCGCCAGGTGGTCGGCGTCCAGGCGGTGCACCCGCCAGCCGCGTTGTGCGGCCTCGTCGGCCGTGGCCTGGTAGGCGGCGCTGAGCTGCACGTAGGTGTGGCCGGCCGCGTCCCACCGACGACCTGGCGCGGGCAGCACCTCCGAGACGACGCTCCACGGCAGTTCGGGCAGGTCGCGCAGTGCCCGGCGCCGCGCCGGGTCGGTCAGCAGCAGGTCGTCGGCTGGGAACCAGGTGTCCCACCGCGGCAGCCGTCCCGAGACCGCCACCTCCCGCAACCACCGAGCCCGCTCCGGCGGCAACGACCCCAGCCAACTCGTGCCCGGGTGCGGCAGGCGGGCGTCCAGGAAGACGACGTCGCCGCCGACCGCCTCGACGATGCCAGGTAGGTATGGGCCGGCGCGGCTGTGTCCGACGACCACGTGGGCGGTGCCGGTGGCGGCCGCCGCCGCGCAGACCGCGGCGTGGAACGACGGCGCCTCGATCGACGGGCGAAGGTCGAGCAGCACCACCCGCCAGCCCGCCGCTTCGAGGTGAGGCAGCAGGGCCTCCCACGTCGCCGGGGTGAGCAGCGGGCTGTGGACCAGCAGCATCGTCTTCGGGGCAACCACGCCTAGCGCAGCCAGACCGCCGCGACCTCGCCGGCCAGCCGGCGGCCCTGCTCTATCGCGGCCTCGATCGCCGGCTCCCAGCGGGTGGCGTCGAGCACGTTGGGGCCCAGCGCGGCCAGCACCGCCGCGTCGGGTGCGAGCAGCGAGACGGCCGACCCCTGACGGAGCGCGTCGAGTTCGGCCGCCGGGGCGCCGCGCATCCGGACCGGCGCCAGCGGTGCGAGCACGACGACCCGCTCGGCGCCCTCGGCCAGGTCGGCGTTGGTGCCCGAGCGCACGCCGCCGTCCACATAGCGCACGCCGTCGATGGTCACCGCCGGGAAGATGCACGGCACCGCGCAGCTCGCGGCCACGGCGCGGTGCAACGGGACATTCGACTCGCGGTCCCACGCGACCGGTTCGCCGGACTCCGCCGAGACGGCCGTCACGATCAGGCGGCGGGCCGGCCAGTCGCCGGGTGGCAGCCGGCGGCTCAACGAGGCGACATAGGGCTCTTCCGCGCCGACGTCGGCGGCCAGGGCGAGCTCGCCGACGCGTACCCGAATCTGGGCTGGATCGCGGGTCTCGTCACTCAGGAGCGCGAAGACCTCGGCACCGCGCGCCCAGTCGGGGTGGATCGGCGGGTCGTCGGCGCCCATCCGGGCCTCCAGCTTCGCGCCGTCGACCGGGTCGATGCCGGCGGCGATCAGCGTGCCGGTGACCGACCCGGCCGAAGTGCCGACGATCAGGTCGGCGTCGGTGAGGTCGACGCCGCCGTCCCGCAGTCCGATCAGGAGTCCGAGCTGCCAGGCGATCCCGGTGATGCCACCGGCGCCGAGCACGAGAGCGTTGGCCACGGACAATCCCTATCACGCGGTCGTGAACGCGCCCGGCGCCCTAGGCTGGTCGGATGGGCGACTTTCCGCAGATG
This genomic interval from Asanoa ferruginea contains the following:
- a CDS encoding alpha/beta hydrolase; translation: MVAPKTMLLVHSPLLTPATWEALLPHLEAAGWRVVLLDLRPSIEAPSFHAAVCAAAAATGTAHVVVGHSRAGPYLPGIVEAVGGDVVFLDARLPHPGTSWLGSLPPERARWLREVAVSGRLPRWDTWFPADDLLLTDPARRRALRDLPELPWSVVSEVLPAPGRRWDAAGHTYVQLSAAYQATADEAAQRGWRVHRLDADHLAMVTRPAAVAQLLTGSPAGGS
- a CDS encoding patatin-like phospholipase family protein yields the protein MANALVLGAGGITGIAWQLGLLIGLRDGGVDLTDADLIVGTSAGSVTGTLIAAGIDPVDGAKLEARMGADDPPIHPDWARGAEVFALLSDETRDPAQIRVRVGELALAADVGAEEPYVASLSRRLPPGDWPARRLIVTAVSAESGEPVAWDRESNVPLHRAVAASCAVPCIFPAVTIDGVRYVDGGVRSGTNADLAEGAERVVVLAPLAPVRMRGAPAAELDALRQGSAVSLLAPDAAVLAALGPNVLDATRWEPAIEAAIEQGRRLAGEVAAVWLR